A single genomic interval of Dromiciops gliroides isolate mDroGli1 chromosome 1, mDroGli1.pri, whole genome shotgun sequence harbors:
- the LOC122736802 gene encoding mitochondrial import receptor subunit TOM5 homolog — MFQIKKLGPKLDPEELNHKMLEDVVSSVCNFLLYMALLPITPYILKKLDSI, encoded by the coding sequence ATGTTCCAGATCAAGAAACTGGGGCCGAAGCTAGACCCGGAGGAACTGAATCACAAGATGCTCGAGGATGTGGTCTCCTCGGTCTGCAACTTTCTTCTCTACATGGCCCTGCTGCCCATCACACCCTATATTTTAAAGAAGTTGGACAGCATATGA